DNA sequence from the Leptospira limi genome:
CAATCCAGTCGCAGTCAATGATATCTTAAAATCTGTGCACATCACAATCGAAACAACGGAACCCATGTTCTCAAAACCCAAATCCTTGGTTTGTGTCCTAAAAGAAAATCGTGTGGAACTTAGAGTCAAACCTGTGAATCCGTACCAAGACGATTTGTTACAAGTATACGAAATTTTAATCGAACCTTTAGAACGATCCGCAAAACGGGCAGCCATCGAAGACATTTCCGCTTATGATTTAAAGATGGCTCAAACTGCGGATTTAGGGACAGTGATTTCCATTTACGGAAAAACATCTATCATCAACCAAACATTGAACCAGTGGCAAATCCACCTAGAACAAGTGCTGACGAATTTTGGTTACTTTATCAAAAAAGTCCAAATTGGTTTTTATTATGCCGCTGACACACAGTTAATGGAAGCCCTCGCTACATCGAAAGCTCCGTATTATGTCCGTGATGCGAATCGGAGGATTTTTTATACTGATCGCGGATTTTATAGCCCTAAAAAATTGAGTGAAATGTACGTCCGTTCCTATTTGGATTCGTTACTTCTCAGCAATACAAAATCTACATTAATCTTTCCATTTTTTGCCAATGGTAAGGTACTATTAGGTTACTTCGAAATCATCAGCAATTTACCTGATTTAGGTAATCCGGTTTTACAATCTAATATCGAAGGTCCCGAGGGTATTGGCCCCTTACTTAGCTTTTTAGACCAAAAAGCAGAAGAATTTGTTTTCCAACTTGAATTTGCTTATGCAAAAGATTGGGAAACAATCATTCGCACAACGCCCGTTAGAGACATTAGCCAAGATGGTCGTGGGATTGGAATGACTATTCCAAAAGGGACAAATATCGATGGAAGACCCATAGGTTCACCAGTTTCTTTCCAATTAAAAATCAACTCTTCTCCTTACACATTTTTTGGAAGTTTACGAAGTCTAAAAAAAGGAGACAATGAGACCACGAATATTGGATTACAAATTTTCCAATGTGACAAATCAGAAGGTATGTCACTTCTTAGTACATACGCATCAAATTTAATTGGAGAAGCTGTTTCATGACACCTGAACAGTATGAAACAATCGTTACACTATTAAGAGAGATACAAAACCAAGGTGGTTCTGATCCCTATCGATTGGCTTTGTATTTAGTCCCTCACATTGGGATCATTTTTGGGACCACATTTTTGTTTTTTTTGTTCCAATGGTGGCATAAACAGAAAATGGCACTGATCCAGTCAGGTCAGTACAAACCATGGAGTTTTGACATCAGATTGTATTCATTTTTACTAGGTCTTTTGTTGACATTCACTGGATTTACGTTATCGTTTGTATTTATACTCGTCTTAGGTCGTTCTATGGCGATGTTAGGAGGGTTAATCCCATTCGCAATTGGACTCGGTCTCTTGACCTTTTACAAACTGAGCCGGTAACAGAGACCAAACGGAAATGTAACGACGAAGACTGGAATTCTATCCAACTCGTTTTACGTGGAGATGTTTCTCAATTTGAAGTACTGATGAAACGGTACCAAGGGATGGTATTTTCCCAAGCACGCAAAGCTTTTTTATCGGAAGAAGAAGCAGAAGATTTCACCCAAGAAGTTTTTCTCAAAGCCTACGAATCCTTAAGCCAATTCCGTGGAGAAGCTCAATTTTCAACTTGGTTGTTTCAAATCGCAAAATTTCGCTTAACTAAAGTTAGCAAAAAGAAATCTCATCTCATCACTGATTGGACAGAAGACGTATCAACTGTTGCAGACAAATCAAAACCATCTGTTGCCGAAATTTTAGACAAAGAAGAAACTCATCATACATTACATTCCCTCATTGCAAAACTCCCAAAATCATACCAACTTCCGATCCATTTGCATTATTTTGAAAACAAACCATTAAAGGAAATTGCTAACGATCTCAATATCAAACTGAATACAATTAAAAGTCATATCTCACGGGGTAAGGAACTTTTAAGGAAATGGTGGTCTCATGAAATCGAAGGATAAACAGATTATTTTTCCTGACGGAATTTTCTCTGAGCCAGATCCACTTCTAAAACACATGGAAGTTCCTTCTATCATCAGAGTCAGAGTGTTAAGCCAAATTTTACCTCTTAAGTTTTTATTCTCTTCTCTCTTTGTTTCCTTTTTGTTGTTACTGATTCCGTTTGGAACTATGCTTTTTTCCATCCAACAAGATGATAGTTCCATTTATTTACTCCCTCTCCTGATTAGTTCGAGTTTGTTTTTTTGTTTTTATTCCCTAGTGCTTGGCTTTTTACTCCTCAACACAAGAATTCCTTTTCTGAATGCATGGAAAGAGAAACTTGGATTTGAAGAGGTTTAAACGTTTGTGAAAGGTCTTTTATTTTCCTTCTTATTTTTAATCGTTTCCGCATTGTCTGCAGAACCACTCCCATCAGCAGAAGATTTTTTGAACATGAACCTAGACAAGTCGATCCGTTTAGTGGAATCTCTTTCCAAAGAAGAGGCAAAGGTTCTTGTCTCCGATTTACGGTCGGAAGTGAAAAAATCCTACCCAAAAGCAGATCATTTTTACTTCCTCATTTCGCATTTAGAAGAAATCCAAGCGATCGAAAAAGAACAAGCGCGGCTAAGATCGTTACTCTGGGTCTATGTACTCGCTTTCCTATTGTTCACTGGATTTTTAGGGTTGATACTACTTCGCCAACGAAAAGCAATCCGAGACATCAACCAAATGCTTGGCAAATGATCGGGAATCGATTTTTTGTCATCATTTTGTATTCTTTTTGTAATGAATCCCTGCTATTTTAAAGGCAATTCATGAAAATATTGATTGTAGATGACGAAGAAGACATTGCCGGCCTCATCCAATTTCATTTGGAAGAAGAAGGATTCCAAACGGAAGTTTGCCATAATGGAATGGAAGTCCTCCCTCGTTTAGAAAAGAATCTCCCTGATGGCATTATATTAGATTTAATGTTACCTGGTATTGGTGGTATGGATCTCTGTAAAAGGATCAAAGAAAAGTACCCACAAATCCCAATCCTAATGGTCACAGCCAAAACGGGTGAAACCGATGTGGTACTCGGACTTGAGTTAGGTGCAGATGATTATATCCGTAAACCTTTTAATATCAGGGAACTTGTTGCACGAGTTAGAACAGTTACAAGAAGAACAATAGATCCAAACCAAGAAGTACAGGGAACCATAACCACTGGAAAAATCCAAATCAATCCAACGGCTCACAAAGTTTTTGTTGAAGGAACCGAGATTGACCTAACGTTAATCGAATTTAAATTATTACAGCTGTTTGCCGGAAATCCAGGAGTTGCCTTTTCACGAGACAAACTTTTAGATCGAATTTGGGGCAAAGACGTTTTTGTCACCGATCGAACAGTAGATGTGAATATCAAACGACTAAGAGATAAATTACTCTCCGAAAAAGAACGACTCGAAACGATCCGCGGAGTCGGTTATCGATTCCGAGATGCGTAGTTTTTTTTCAACACTTCTCCTTCTCAATTGGGGTCTTTTACTTGTACTTTTGACCCTTGCATTGGGTGTATTTTATATTTATGATTTGGTTGTCCCAGCCGTAAGACCACTTATCCTATTTGGTTTTGTACTCATTGCTATCTTTGGGACTTTTTATATTTCAACAAACATTGCAATGCGAATCACAGATCCTCTTGCAACGGTTGAGAAAAAAACAAAAGAAATCAATGCGGGTGATTTTGGTGTTGAATTGTCATCACCTGACATTCGTGAATTGGCAACACTTGCATCCTCCATCAATGAAATGGCAAGGCGACTTAAAGTTCAATTCTTAGATCTTACAGTTGAAAAGGAAAAGTTTAATTATTTACTTCAAAATTTAAAAGAAGGTGTTTTTGCAATTGATAGAAATCATAAATTTCTATTTTTGAATCGAAATATTGCAGAAACCTTAATTGAAAAAAATTCACAATTCAAAGAATTTATTCCCTCAATCAAAAACAAAGAACTGCTTAGTTTTATCACCGATAAAATCAAATCGGGAAAAGAAGGAAAAACTGAATTCCAGGATGGACTTCATTTTTACACAGCAAGAATTTATCCAATTAAATCAGATGCGATGGTTCAATTATATATTGGAGTGATTTCTGATATAACAGAAGACAGACAAAACCAGTTGATAAGAGAACAATTCTTCCAAAACGCATCCCATGAATTAAAAACCCCAATTACATCTATCAAAGGTTATGCGGAGACTTTAGAATATAAACTAAAACTACCACCTGATTCAAATGAACGAAAATTTTTGGATGCCATTCTTCGTAACACAGATCGGCTCATACGTATTGTAGAAGATATGTTAACGGTTTCAAGATTAGAAAACCACAAAACAGTTTTAAATCTGACTGATGTTTCCATTTTAGAATTGGTCAAAAATGTTTCAGAATCTCTTGGTGTGATTTATTCTCAGAAAAAACAAAACCTGGTTCTCGACATTCCATTTGACCTAAAGGTTCGAGCAGATCGATTGTTATTGGAAGATTTACTCGTAAATTTGATATCAAACGCTTCTGCTTATAGTCCAGAAGGTTCCAGTGTCATTGTCAAAGCATCCACCACAGAGGAACAAAATGTGATCCAAGTCATCGACCAAGGCATTGGCATTTCTTCTGAAGATGCAGAGAGGATCTTTGAACGTTTTTTCAGAGTAGATACCAACCGCTCAAGAAAAGAGGGTGGGACTGGGCTTGGGCTTTCCATTGTAAAACACATTGCAAGGTTACATTCTGGTGAGGTTTCTGTGTCTCCCAATCCAAAGGGTGGATCCATTTTCTCCTTTGTTTTTCCTAAAAAATAGATTCTCGTAAGAGAAGTCCCCGGATAGAATATTGGTATCCGGTAGGTAATTATGAAGTATCCTTTGGGATTTTACTCCTTTGGCAAAAATATTGGAATCAAAGATACAAGTTTAGATTTTGCTGTGATTTATTCTGAAGTTCGCTGCTCAGCGGCTGCGGTATTCACTCGGAATAATTTTCCTGGAGCTCCCATTTATGTTGGCCGTGATCATATCAAAGATGGTTACTTACAAGCCATCGTCATCAATTCAAAAAATTCCAATGTCGCAACAGGCGAAAAAGGGATAAAGGATTCGTATCAAATTTGCGAAACATTAGCAAAATCCTTAGAAATCAAAAAAGAAGATATTTTACCTTCCTCCACGGGAGTAATTGGTGTCCCTCTTCCTATCGAAAAAATTTTAACTGCCTGCACAACTGCCAAAGAAAACTTAAAACCTGGAAATTTAGATGAAGTAGCTGAAGCCATAATGACGACAGATACAAAGAAAAAAATTT
Encoded proteins:
- a CDS encoding RNA polymerase sigma factor yields the protein MKRYQGMVFSQARKAFLSEEEAEDFTQEVFLKAYESLSQFRGEAQFSTWLFQIAKFRLTKVSKKKSHLITDWTEDVSTVADKSKPSVAEILDKEETHHTLHSLIAKLPKSYQLPIHLHYFENKPLKEIANDLNIKLNTIKSHISRGKELLRKWWSHEIEG
- a CDS encoding response regulator, with protein sequence MKILIVDDEEDIAGLIQFHLEEEGFQTEVCHNGMEVLPRLEKNLPDGIILDLMLPGIGGMDLCKRIKEKYPQIPILMVTAKTGETDVVLGLELGADDYIRKPFNIRELVARVRTVTRRTIDPNQEVQGTITTGKIQINPTAHKVFVEGTEIDLTLIEFKLLQLFAGNPGVAFSRDKLLDRIWGKDVFVTDRTVDVNIKRLRDKLLSEKERLETIRGVGYRFRDA
- a CDS encoding HAMP domain-containing sensor histidine kinase, which produces MRSFFSTLLLLNWGLLLVLLTLALGVFYIYDLVVPAVRPLILFGFVLIAIFGTFYISTNIAMRITDPLATVEKKTKEINAGDFGVELSSPDIRELATLASSINEMARRLKVQFLDLTVEKEKFNYLLQNLKEGVFAIDRNHKFLFLNRNIAETLIEKNSQFKEFIPSIKNKELLSFITDKIKSGKEGKTEFQDGLHFYTARIYPIKSDAMVQLYIGVISDITEDRQNQLIREQFFQNASHELKTPITSIKGYAETLEYKLKLPPDSNERKFLDAILRNTDRLIRIVEDMLTVSRLENHKTVLNLTDVSILELVKNVSESLGVIYSQKKQNLVLDIPFDLKVRADRLLLEDLLVNLISNASAYSPEGSSVIVKASTTEEQNVIQVIDQGIGISSEDAERIFERFFRVDTNRSRKEGGTGLGLSIVKHIARLHSGEVSVSPNPKGGSIFSFVFPKK